A stretch of the Capsicum annuum cultivar UCD-10X-F1 chromosome 10, UCD10Xv1.1, whole genome shotgun sequence genome encodes the following:
- the LOC107843359 gene encoding interactor of constitutive active ROPs 2, chloroplastic isoform X1: MQTPKSRNVTVEVPKRTSPASSKTARKLKTSGSDAASRTPKESSPKVVVRRSPRSPALEKKHPTKDSDLETQLAQLQEEFKKVKDQLNSSESLKRRAQLEAEEAKKQLTAMSDQLEESEKQLLELSDSEEARLLELRKLSQDRDRAWESELEAVQKQREFDSVALASAMNEIQKLKTQLDRVADSEANQARHAESAYAEIQSLRGELMETLTLVENLRNQLNDSKESEAGALEEVNKAKKQLEVAKMTEDTLRSEGLKAMEACRSLSLELEHSNSRVATLEELVSELQSAQSIESAQDSTVNVEAEELKTELSNLQDEVSQLRSALEVSERRYQEEYIQSTLQIRSAYELVEQSKSESIQREAEWEAKFKATKADLEELQEKLMSKEAMLRDISDGNKELTMQVEKVQYSANTESELSTLGVLRANLLDKETELQSIKEENEILKAEIKKKETEGSKANDSTLALAEAARTAEREALMKLGHLTEEADNSIRKAARMTEQLDAAQNANSEMEAELRRLKVQADQWRKAAEAAAAMLSTGNNGKYTERAGSLDYHTKLDSPISEETDDDSPKKKNGNMLKKIGVLLKKGQK, encoded by the exons ATGCAGACACCAAAATCAAG AAATGTCACGGTGGAGGTGCCAAAAAGGACATCTCCTGCATCATCAAAGACAGCTCGAAAGCTCAAAACCTCTGGGTCAGATGCTGCTTCCAGGACACCTAAAGAGAGTAGTCCTAAAGTTGTTGTTCGTCGTTCTCCACGAAGTCCAGCATTAGAG AAGAAGCATCCAACCAAAGACTCTGACTTGGAAACTCAGCTTGCTCAACTACAAGAGGAGTTCAAGAAGGTAAAAGATCAGCTCAACTCATCCGAATCATTAAAGAGACGGGCTCAACTAGAGGCGGAGGAAGCAAAGAAGCAGCTCACAGCTATGTCAGATCAGCTTGAGGAGTCTGAGAAACAACTACTTGAACTCTCGGATTCTGAAGAAGCTCGACTCCTGGAGCTACGCAAGCTCTCACAAGATCGGGATCGAGCATGGGAATCTGAACTTGAGGCTGTCCAAAAGCAACGTGAATTTGACTCTGTTGCTCTTGCTTCTGCTATGAATGAAATTCAGAAGCTTAAAACTCAACTGGACCGAGTGGCTGATTCTGAAGCCAACCAAGCTCGACATGCTGAATCAGCTTATGCTGAGATCCAAAGCTTAAGGGGAGAACTTATGGAAACACTTACATTGGTCGAAAATTTGAGAAACCAGCTCAATGATAGCAAAGAATCTGAGGCTGGCGCGCTTGAAGAAGTGAATAAAGCTAAGAAGCAGCTGGAAGTGGCAAAGATGACAGAGGATACTCTACGTTCTGAAGGTCTGAAAGCAATGGAAGCTTGTAGATCCTTGTCGCTAGAGTTAGAACACTCAAACAGCCGAGTAGCTACATTGGAGGAACTTGTCAGTGAACTCCAAAGTGCTCAAAGTATTGAATCTGCACAAGATTCCACAGTTAATGTAGAAGCCGAGGAACTCAAAACTGAGCTGAGCAATCTACAAGATGAGGTAAGTCAACTAAGATCTGCATTAGAGGTTTCGGAAAGAAGATATCAGGAAGAATATATCCAGAGCACTTTGCAGATTAGAAGTGCTTATGAACTAGTGGAACAGTCAAAATCTGAATCAATACAGAGAGAGGCTGAATGGGAGGCAAAGTTTAAGGCTACTAAAGCTGACTTGGAAGAGTTACAGGAGAAATTGATGAGCAAAGAAGCTATGCTACGGGACATTTCAGACGGAAATAAGGAGCTGACTATGCAAGTGGAGAAAGTACAGTACTCAGCTAATACAGAATCTGAATTATCAACTTTGGGAGTTTTGAGGGCAAATTTACTCGATAAAGAGACAGAGCTGCAGAGTATAAAGGAGGAAAATGAGATACTGAAGGCAGAAATCAAGAAGAAGGAAACTGAGGGTAGCAAAGCGAATGATTCCACGCTCGCCTTGGCAGAAGCTGCAAGAACTGCAGAAAGAGAGGCCCTGATGAAGTTAGGACACTTGACTGAGGAAGCGGATAATAGTATCAGAAAGGCAGCACGTATGACCGAGCAGTTGGATGCAGCACAGAATGCCAACTCCGAGATGGAAGCAGAGTTGAGGAGGTTAAAAGTGCAAGCTGATCAGTGGAGGAAAGCTGCTGAGGCAGCTGCAGCTATGCTTTCAACTGGAAACAACGGGAAATACACGGAGAGAGCAGGTTCTTTAGATTACCACACTAAGCTGGATTCGCCAATATCTGAAGAAACGGATGATGACTCGCCCAAGAAGAAGAATGGCAACATGTTGAAAAAGATTGGTGTTTTATTGAAGAAAGGCCAAAAGTAG
- the LOC107843359 gene encoding interactor of constitutive active ROPs 2, chloroplastic isoform X2, whose protein sequence is MSDQLEESEKQLLELSDSEEARLLELRKLSQDRDRAWESELEAVQKQREFDSVALASAMNEIQKLKTQLDRVADSEANQARHAESAYAEIQSLRGELMETLTLVENLRNQLNDSKESEAGALEEVNKAKKQLEVAKMTEDTLRSEGLKAMEACRSLSLELEHSNSRVATLEELVSELQSAQSIESAQDSTVNVEAEELKTELSNLQDEVSQLRSALEVSERRYQEEYIQSTLQIRSAYELVEQSKSESIQREAEWEAKFKATKADLEELQEKLMSKEAMLRDISDGNKELTMQVEKVQYSANTESELSTLGVLRANLLDKETELQSIKEENEILKAEIKKKETEGSKANDSTLALAEAARTAEREALMKLGHLTEEADNSIRKAARMTEQLDAAQNANSEMEAELRRLKVQADQWRKAAEAAAAMLSTGNNGKYTERAGSLDYHTKLDSPISEETDDDSPKKKNGNMLKKIGVLLKKGQK, encoded by the coding sequence ATGTCAGATCAGCTTGAGGAGTCTGAGAAACAACTACTTGAACTCTCGGATTCTGAAGAAGCTCGACTCCTGGAGCTACGCAAGCTCTCACAAGATCGGGATCGAGCATGGGAATCTGAACTTGAGGCTGTCCAAAAGCAACGTGAATTTGACTCTGTTGCTCTTGCTTCTGCTATGAATGAAATTCAGAAGCTTAAAACTCAACTGGACCGAGTGGCTGATTCTGAAGCCAACCAAGCTCGACATGCTGAATCAGCTTATGCTGAGATCCAAAGCTTAAGGGGAGAACTTATGGAAACACTTACATTGGTCGAAAATTTGAGAAACCAGCTCAATGATAGCAAAGAATCTGAGGCTGGCGCGCTTGAAGAAGTGAATAAAGCTAAGAAGCAGCTGGAAGTGGCAAAGATGACAGAGGATACTCTACGTTCTGAAGGTCTGAAAGCAATGGAAGCTTGTAGATCCTTGTCGCTAGAGTTAGAACACTCAAACAGCCGAGTAGCTACATTGGAGGAACTTGTCAGTGAACTCCAAAGTGCTCAAAGTATTGAATCTGCACAAGATTCCACAGTTAATGTAGAAGCCGAGGAACTCAAAACTGAGCTGAGCAATCTACAAGATGAGGTAAGTCAACTAAGATCTGCATTAGAGGTTTCGGAAAGAAGATATCAGGAAGAATATATCCAGAGCACTTTGCAGATTAGAAGTGCTTATGAACTAGTGGAACAGTCAAAATCTGAATCAATACAGAGAGAGGCTGAATGGGAGGCAAAGTTTAAGGCTACTAAAGCTGACTTGGAAGAGTTACAGGAGAAATTGATGAGCAAAGAAGCTATGCTACGGGACATTTCAGACGGAAATAAGGAGCTGACTATGCAAGTGGAGAAAGTACAGTACTCAGCTAATACAGAATCTGAATTATCAACTTTGGGAGTTTTGAGGGCAAATTTACTCGATAAAGAGACAGAGCTGCAGAGTATAAAGGAGGAAAATGAGATACTGAAGGCAGAAATCAAGAAGAAGGAAACTGAGGGTAGCAAAGCGAATGATTCCACGCTCGCCTTGGCAGAAGCTGCAAGAACTGCAGAAAGAGAGGCCCTGATGAAGTTAGGACACTTGACTGAGGAAGCGGATAATAGTATCAGAAAGGCAGCACGTATGACCGAGCAGTTGGATGCAGCACAGAATGCCAACTCCGAGATGGAAGCAGAGTTGAGGAGGTTAAAAGTGCAAGCTGATCAGTGGAGGAAAGCTGCTGAGGCAGCTGCAGCTATGCTTTCAACTGGAAACAACGGGAAATACACGGAGAGAGCAGGTTCTTTAGATTACCACACTAAGCTGGATTCGCCAATATCTGAAGAAACGGATGATGACTCGCCCAAGAAGAAGAATGGCAACATGTTGAAAAAGATTGGTGTTTTATTGAAGAAAGGCCAAAAGTAG